CGACCCCATCGATGTATGTGATGAAGCACTACTCCTCCTCTTGTCTCCTCCAGCCATcacttgctccaaaacgatgcccccatGAGGGAAAGCGCTACTAAGAACACCATCATCGTCCGATCCGGgagacccagatctagggtttccctcgGAGCATCCCAAGCCTGATGACGCCAACTGCAACAACGATGCCTCGACAAGGAAACGACATCAAAGACACCGCCATCGTCCGCCATGACCGTAGTCGACGCGATTTTCATCGGCAGTTGCGCCACCGGGCGCACGCCGCCGGCCTCGCTGGTTCCTTCGACCGTAGCAAACTTCAAAACGATGCCCTGAAGAGGGACTACGGCGCAAGAGCACCGCCATCGCTCGATCCCAtggagatctagggtttcccccggagttGCCCGGATTGTCAAGGACCAGACACAGATGGAATCCCGCAGATCCGTCCAGCTGCCGACCTGTCGCACTCTCCATCGCGCCGACCGTGACCCGGAGACCAAGCTCACGCCTGAGCCCTgatccggctgtgctgccgccgatctggtcacgccgccgccgtccaTGGCGACCGTGGCGCCCCAGATCTTGAAGTCGCCTGCCATGGGGAATGGGCGCCGCCAGCCCCCGTCGTGACGTCCGGCCGCACGCCACGCTTTGGCCCGGGGGCGCCGGCCCGCGCCAGCTTCTCACGAGTGGGAGGGCACCTATTCCCCCCCGCCGCCGGCGACAGCAAGGCTTTGCCTGGCCGCGCCCTCAGGCGGtggcgagggagggggaggaCGATAGGGGGAGTCGGGGGCGACAGGATCTAAATATGCCATGAGTTATTGTATGAACAAAAAAACTTTTGGGAATCACGCGAGTTAAACACATAATTTGAAGATACAAAGGTCAAGCTTCTTTTTTGGCAAAACAAGTCTCATGTTTCTCCACCCCGACCTCCCCTAACGGTCTCTTTGTTTCGTAGGATTATAAAAACACAGGAATAGAAAAAACATATGATTAAAATGTCATACTCATGTCGATTTTATAGGTTTATGGGTTATTTGATTGCATCATAAGAAAAAAGCAACACACAGTCGTCAGGAAAGAGCGCTCCTACCCAGCTGCCGCCAGGGTTTCTTCTgcctctcactggcgccgacGCCGGTCTGCCTCGTCTcctgtggccttagggccatggaggcGTGGTGGATCCCGGCCTTTGCCTGCGGGAGGGCTTCGTTTTGGATGCTTTTTTGGGTTATTTAGGGTTTGTGTCTTGCTCAGATAGGCGAGGCGGTGGTGGCGGCTCTCTGAGGATGAAATAAGGTTCTCTCCGCCTAGTCGCTGTCCCGATGGTGCTTCTACCGTCATCGGAGGGTGTGTGGAGGTTTGTCTCTGGTGGATCTCGCAGGATACGGTCGGCGTTTGTCTTCAGTGGGTCCACGTGGATCCGATATTTGTTCATCTATGTTCTCGTGTCTacaggttggatccttccgatctaaaCTTCTCTTCAAAGGCGACGGTTGTTGTTCCAGTGCGCTGGTCCTATAGGGTCTTatcacgacgacttcccgactgtttACTACAACAGGTTTTACCCGACATCagtgagggaggggcgatgacagtTGTGCGCCTTCGCGTCCTTAAACTTGGTAACATAGCCAACAATCAATCTAGAGTAAAGAGACTTAACCGAAAAACACCCACAAGAAGTATGGGCCCAGATCCCCGAATTTGCCGCCTCCGAAAGCGTAGGGAAGATGGCAGCAAGACAGTGCCATTCTTCCAACTCCGCAGGAGAAAGGACACAACGGAAACCCAAATCCCAATTGTTGCGAGAGAAATCTGAGATGGAAATCTCAGGATCAGCACGGAAAGAAAAAGGAACAGGAAAAGACAAGCACAATGGCGCATCACTGTGCCATGAATCAAGCCAAAATCGGACTGAAACACCATCACTGACCACAAACTTAACGTGAGAACGAAACTCATCACAAACTTTAACCAAATCAGGCCCGAACTAGCACTCTCCAGACGCTGAGGCAGACAAGGGGCTGCAGGAAGGAAAGTATTTTGCTTTTAGAATATCAAACCACAACACCCCAAGAGAGGTGTTAAGAATCAACCACCCCTATTTGATGACCAAGCAATCAACATACGGAAAATTCCTAAGAATTCTAATCTTCCAATATCATATGAAAATCCTCTGAATGAAGAGAGCCCAGTTCATAGATTGTCTCATACAAAGGCCAATCAAAAGGTATATGGTGACTTTCTCCAAATCAGGCCACAAGATTTTCCCTATGTAAATCATGTCATCAAATACACTATGATTTCCATGTCCCAAACATGGCATAAGACTTGCAAGATTTTTTTCTTCTAAAAATTTCTATGCCGATTCCATATTCCATATTCATAATACTAGTGCATTCAGATCACCAAAACAAaaacacacacacatgcacactcATCCTATGGAGGCATGGACCCGACAAATCTTGAAATTGGTGAGCCTGCATAAACACCATATTGCTAAAAGATTAGCGCCGGACAACCTaaaataaattcagaaaaatgTGATTACTCTTGCCAAGTCTAGACCTTGAATCCGGATAGACACGTTCCGCCACAAGGGATCTAGCCATTAGATCTATGCTTAGTTCACAGCAAATAACGCTATTGACATGATACAAAGTCATCATGTCATAAAATTTCAAACCTAAATACAACCCACAACTTctataaaaataaaaataaaaataaaaccaaGCTACTGATATTACAAAATCAAACCAATGAGGCAGTGACTGAGCCCCACCATGTGCATCATTCAATGTAAATTTATCTTCTTCTTCCCTCTTTATTTAATTTGCACTTTAATTCCGGCGTCATAGATCATATGCTCccttagatacatccgtatctagacgaATTTAAAATAAGTAATTTGAGACATAATAATTTTTATTTGTATCTTAAAATTAAAATGAGGAATTACAGGTAATAAACTGTGTACACTTATTATTTGATGTACCATACATTCAATACCGAACTTCCTCGATGTCCTTTCGACAAAATATAGCAAAAGGAGATAAACGCAGGCTGCAAGTCGGCGCGGCAATTTCGGCGGCGTCCTCTCCATCCATCTCCCTCGCCCTCCCCCGCCGCCTCAACACGGCGCCATCCTCATCACGAACCAACCAAACAAACAAAAGGCGGACCCAACTCCCCCTCCTCCACCTTCCCCGGAGCGCAAATCTCCCCTCCCAATCCCCACCCCCGTCGGTAGCCGATCGCGTCGACGATGCTGGGCGCCGCGAGGAGATCCGGATGCGTACGTGCGCTTCTCTGAGATGTTTCTCCTCCGTCCGTGCCTGTTGGTTTTGTCTCTGATCCGTGCGCGTGTTTCGATTGGTTCAGGTGCTGGGGCAACTGATGCAGACCCTCCGcccggcggcgtcggcggccacggcggcgaggagctactcCGCGACCCCGAAGGAGGTGAGCGCTTGGCTGGAACCCTAGCTTAGCTCGTGTTGTGAGGTGTGGCACGGTCGTCGGTGTGATTGATTAATCTGTTACTATTTGTTTGTTTGTTCTTTGGTGGTGAATGGTACAGCTAGGTGGGGTTAGTTTTCGAGACGGTTGATCTGTGACAGGGGTGGTCGCAAATTGGCCAGTCATGGGCTTTAAACACTAGAGGGCGTCGATTGTATGGAACCTTGCTGGGTTCGTGCAGCTCAGTTCTGGAAAATGGTTGATCGCTCAGGAGAATCAGTCGTTTTTGTTGTCGACTTCTCCAGGTGGAGGACATACCTTTGGTGTGAGGCCATGGTTTCAGTGAATTGAACGGTACTGTTTTGAGAAATGCATAGCAGTATTGTCTAAGCATGTGCTTGGACAGCTGGTGTAGAGGTATTCGGGGTTGTTCTGATTTCACAAGATTGAAAGAACCCAACATTGAGTTCTTTTGTCAAGGGCACTAAAATGCATCTCTTATTAGTTTTTTAATATGCTTGCTTGTTGAATTTTTGCAAGTGTTGTGTTTGTCTCTAGAGGTAATTTTTTGTTCTGTGTACATTGTGATTTTGTCTGGGAAATTTATGCAGTCCTCTTCTTTTGCTCTTTAGATGACTGTGCGTGAAGCATTGAATTCCGCCCTTGACGAGGAGATGTCTGCCGACCCTTCTGTTTTCTTAATGGGAGAAGAGGTACCACGATACCACCTGGAAGACAAGTTATATATTTTGTGTCCTTTTTTTGTGCACTCTAATACTCTTGTCATTTCTGTGGCAGGTTGGAGAGTACCAAGGTGCGTACAAGGTGAGTGAATTCTTCTCAGGACTCGTGATTTCTTTATTACTTCGTGGCAACTGAAAATTTGTGTGAATACTATTAGCATTTATATATTTTATGTTATTTGCAGATAACAAAGGGTTTGCTGGACAAGTATGGTCCTGATAGGGTTCTCGATACACCAATCACAGAGGTTATGAACTTAAACCCttaaagtaatcattggcgtcTGTTCATAAGCTGTCAGATTTGTGCGATCAGTTTTGGAGTATTCAGTACTAATATGCTTTTGTTCTGTTCAGGCTGGTTTTACTGGCATTGGCGTTGGTGCTGCCTACCAAGGTCTTAGACCTGTAGTAGAGTTCATGACATTTAACTTCTCGATGCAGGTCAGTCATTTTATTTTCGAAATTCCTGAAAACGCCAGTTTGTCAAATAACCTTATTATATGGCTGCATTGTATTTTTCGCTGCTAGTTTTCTAAGCAGCTTAAATTATGGTAGGTCGTGCTGATTTTTCCCTTGTGATGAGTGGTGATGTAGTCTGCTCTTGATTTGTTCTATATCATGCTGTGTTTAAGGGGACGGGAATATCCTTCTCAATTGTTCTATTCTTTTACAGAAATATGGTTACTAGAAACTGACATTGGAAAGTACTCATTGGAACAGTATCATCCTTCTGAAAATTAGATGATCAAGATCACTACATTTTCTTCCTGTTGGTAGTTTAAACAGAATACAGAACTTGATGGCCACAGTATAGTTTATGCTTAACTGCAAGTGCAAGAGTAATAAAAATCTTTTACTCGTAGTTTGTTTCGCATGTTGCCTATTGGACATTTGAGAACTTTGTTTTAAGACATAGTTCTTCCTTGTCTGCATATTCACATATTACTCTGAATGGTTGGATATTGAAATGATACCCATTAGTTACTGCTATTTTTGATTAAAACTTTGATCCCCATAATTACATATTAATCGCATACGGCTGCTAGTATGCCTTTCTTGTTGCACTCAGTTTGTATTCGGTTTGTACATAACTCTGTCCATAATTTTACTTTCATTTATTCTGTATATAAATCTCGTGAATATGTCTACATACAACAACTGTGTATTGCATTAGACAAAGTGTTTGCCTAATAGCACTGTTTTGCACATCCAGGCAATTGATCACATCATCAATTCAGCTGCCAAATCAAACTACATGTCAGCTGGTCAGATATCCGTTCCTATTGTTTTTCGAGGACCAAATGGGGCAGCTGCTGGAGTTGGTGCTCAACACTCGCAGGTTTGTGACTAAAGCTTACCTCTACCTATTTTTTTTTCAGAAATCCATTAGCACTGCCTTCTCATGTAGACAGAGATGAACAATATGTACAGGTTTTTGAAGGGAGCATGGCAAAACCCTATAGGACTAAACTTACCTCTACCTATCCATGTGTTGTTCGTCATCCTTGCTCTATTTCTTCTGTTGGTAGTAGAATGAAAGCCAAAACTGTCAGAATATGACTTATTCATCTCACTATCAATAAATGCATTGAATTGCGAGAGGTGCTTTAGTGTGCTTCTGGTGCTTCATGGTCGTAAGATGCATAGCATCTTTGGATCATTTTTTGTTTAACAATTTTTTTATCTATTTATGCAAGTAGTGGAACCGTAGTAGTCTAATTTACTTAGGTACTAATTGACTTCGTATGCAGTGCTATGCAGCATGGTATGCCCATGTTCCAGGATTGAAGGTCCTAACTCCTTATTCTGCAGAAGATGCTCGTGGCTTGCTAAAAGCAGCAATCAGGGATCCAGACCCTGTAGTTTTCCTGGAAAATGAACTACTGTATGTAATATCTTGTCCTACTTAATTATATTCTCTACATTCAAGTTGTCATTTCAGCGAATCATGTATTCTTCTCTACAGCTATGGTGAATCGTTTCCTATTAAGGCTGAAGTACTTGATTCTAGCTTCAGTGTCCCAATCGGCAAAGCTAAGGTATGTTCTTTAGTGGTCGGGAAGAGTTTAGTTTTGTCAGGTATTTTGTATGGATTGCCAGTAAGAGCTTATTTTTGTTGGTTTCACCTTTATTTTTGATCTGCAGATAGAACGGGAAGGAAAAGATGTTACAATTACTGCATTCTCTAAGATGGTTGGGTATGCTCTTCAGGTTTGTTACTACAGTACTTTTAAGTAAACGGAAGAAGTTGCTCATAGCTGTGTTCACTTGTGTTGTTGTCCATTAGGCCTTCTTGTTTTACATTCGTTAGTGAAATTTGACCAAATAGCGTAATAGTACTATTAGCAGCTAATGGTTTGTTCATTAACTAGATACTTCTTTTATGCAAATAATGGTTGGTTGTGTAATAGTGTCACCTTGAATGTGAAAGACTTGTTCACCCTGAACCCCTGCAAAATTGTCCCCACTTGTCCCTTTCACATTACCTTTGGGTTCGGATCATGCAGAAACTTTTTTGATAAACTGAGGTATAAGACTTCTGTGCGATATTAGTGATGTGTGCCCGCCTGCCCGGGGTACCATGTCAGAAAATGACACAGGGCCAACAGTACTTCCACCTTAAGAAATAACAATTGAAGCTGTGCTGCAGTCTCAGTCCAGTCAATACCAGCAAGAACACAAAATTAAGGACATTTGGTTTCACTTTTGTCAGTTCTTGGAATAATCAAGTTGCTCTAGAGGGGTGACTTCTGACCAAGTTAATTTTTTTTACGAGTTATGAGAAAGCTGGGGCTTCCAGAGTTTGAATAATATCCAAGTGACTACTGAATGCATTCGTGACATTCAGGACCTACACGTCTCGTATGTCTACATGGAGTGAATGATAAAAATTAAATTCAAGATGATCTTGTCTATACTGTCAAAACAATTCAGGATTCAGTCTTCATGATCTTCAGTTCTGAGAATCCTACGATATGTCATGCTTCGAAATTAACACATTCATGCAACATAATCGCATAAAAGAAAGAAGACCAACCTTCACATGAAGTAGCATTAATTAGATAAGCAAAATCTGTCTTGACATGAATCAGTGCATTAATTAAGTGGATTGTATAGTCATAACCGCTGTAGCTCAGTGCCAACGATAGTGCTGTTAAGACCATGCAGCTCAACCCTGAGTTCTTCAGCACTATCCTCCTGCTGATTCTGCTTCACCATATTCCACGTTAGAGCATAGACTGCTATGGAACTCAGGGCATCTATGATCTTGATGATAAGGTGCTATGCCTCAGGGCCTGGTGTCATGGCGCTGAAAAAGAAGGTCCTGCATGTTAGACTATATGTAGTATAGTACACGTACAGCCCATGTATATGGTCAAGGCTGTACGCATCATGGGCATGTTAGTGGTGCACGACCTGTTGAGCAAAAGAGCTAATCAAATGTGTGTTGAATTCTATAGGCTACCCCCTTCTAATAATGGTCTCAATGTCCAAATTTAGAGAAGTTCAAAATTGGGCCAACCATAGTGAGATGACATTTTGAGAAATTGATTCTGTTTGAGATGATTTACTTACGTGAGTGCATTTGTTTAATTACTAGCATCAATGTTTTTTTCCCACTGTATATAAAATACTTGACCTATTGTTCTGGTT
This sequence is a window from Aegilops tauschii subsp. strangulata cultivar AL8/78 chromosome 7, Aet v6.0, whole genome shotgun sequence. Protein-coding genes within it:
- the LOC109774306 gene encoding pyruvate dehydrogenase E1 component subunit beta-1, mitochondrial isoform X2; amino-acid sequence: MTVREALNSALDEEMSADPSVFLMGEEVGEYQGAYKITKGLLDKYGPDRVLDTPITEAGFTGIGVGAAYQGLRPVVEFMTFNFSMQAIDHIINSAAKSNYMSAGQISVPIVFRGPNGAAAGVGAQHSQCYAAWYAHVPGLKVLTPYSAEDARGLLKAAIRDPDPVVFLENELLYGESFPIKAEVLDSSFSVPIGKAKIEREGKDVTITAFSKMVGYALQAAEILSKEGISAEVINLRSIRPLDRAAINASVRKTNRLVTVEEGFPQHGVGAEICMSVVEDSFEYLDAPVERIAGADVPMPYAANLERLAVPQVEDIVRAAKRACYRSS
- the LOC109774306 gene encoding pyruvate dehydrogenase E1 component subunit beta-1, mitochondrial isoform X1, giving the protein MLGAARRSGCVLGQLMQTLRPAASAATAARSYSATPKEMTVREALNSALDEEMSADPSVFLMGEEVGEYQGAYKITKGLLDKYGPDRVLDTPITEAGFTGIGVGAAYQGLRPVVEFMTFNFSMQAIDHIINSAAKSNYMSAGQISVPIVFRGPNGAAAGVGAQHSQCYAAWYAHVPGLKVLTPYSAEDARGLLKAAIRDPDPVVFLENELLYGESFPIKAEVLDSSFSVPIGKAKIEREGKDVTITAFSKMVGYALQAAEILSKEGISAEVINLRSIRPLDRAAINASVRKTNRLVTVEEGFPQHGVGAEICMSVVEDSFEYLDAPVERIAGADVPMPYAANLERLAVPQVEDIVRAAKRACYRSS